In Bacillus cereus ATCC 14579, a single window of DNA contains:
- a CDS encoding DoxX family membrane protein, with the protein MVINFLRTDKRATFILLLLRLYIGYTWLAAGIGKVFGQSFDASGFLKGAIAQASGDHPAVQSWWADFLQHFILPNADLFSFLVQWGEILVGLGLILGGLTKTAAFFGIIMNLSFLLSGTVSVNPNLLILTMFILVAGQNAGRIGLDGYVFPKLFRKNNHGTYKLSKTA; encoded by the coding sequence ATGGTTATCAATTTTTTAAGAACTGATAAACGTGCTACTTTCATATTATTACTTTTACGGCTTTACATAGGGTATACATGGCTCGCTGCTGGGATAGGCAAAGTCTTCGGACAATCTTTTGACGCAAGTGGCTTTCTAAAAGGTGCTATTGCTCAAGCATCAGGTGACCACCCTGCAGTACAAAGTTGGTGGGCAGATTTTCTTCAACATTTTATCCTTCCAAACGCAGACCTATTTAGCTTTTTAGTTCAATGGGGAGAAATTTTAGTAGGTCTAGGTTTAATTTTAGGCGGATTAACAAAAACAGCTGCATTTTTCGGAATCATAATGAATCTTTCATTTTTATTAAGTGGAACCGTTAGTGTAAACCCAAACCTGCTTATTTTGACTATGTTCATTTTAGTTGCAGGGCAGAACGCTGGACGTATTGGATTAGATGGCTATGTTTTCCCTAAACTTTTCCGTAAAAACAACCACGGAACATATAAATTAAGTAAAACTGCATAG